A stretch of the Bdellovibrio sp. 22V genome encodes the following:
- a CDS encoding response regulator → MFPTNTKFLVVDDFATMRKIIKKVLNELGYTNVEEADDGKTALPMIQAAHDAGQPYGFIISDWNMPGMQGIDLLKSCKADPRFKSVPFMLVTAESEQKHILEAAKAGVSDYVVKPFNSATLKGKMERVYAKHNPSATAKAS, encoded by the coding sequence ATGTTTCCCACAAATACTAAGTTTTTAGTCGTCGACGACTTCGCAACTATGCGGAAAATCATCAAAAAAGTGCTAAATGAGCTTGGCTATACCAATGTCGAAGAAGCGGACGATGGCAAAACGGCCCTGCCTATGATCCAGGCAGCTCATGATGCGGGCCAGCCTTATGGATTCATTATTTCGGACTGGAATATGCCCGGCATGCAGGGAATCGACCTATTAAAAAGCTGTAAGGCAGACCCTCGCTTTAAGTCAGTCCCCTTTATGTTAGTAACGGCGGAGTCTGAGCAAAAACACATTCTTGAAGCGGCAAAAGCCGGTGTGTCTGATTACGTAGTGAAGCCTTTCAATTCAGCGACTTTGAAAGGAAAAATGGAGCGCGTTTACGCGAAACACAATCCTTCGGCAACAGCGAAGGCATCTTAA
- a CDS encoding chemotaxis protein CheX, which produces MSAAPKVEALNPLFDKRLISAFVDGVVKTLKTMAQTDATPGKPFIEPQFVLKGEIAGMVGMVAPPLKGTLLISYGKESIFHILENMLGEKYTEINGEVSDAVGEMTNMIYGSAKTTLNQLGYNFEMAIPTVIAGDFKITQADKGATLVIPFNLTNGSTFYVEITVA; this is translated from the coding sequence ATGTCTGCTGCACCGAAAGTTGAAGCGCTCAATCCTCTCTTCGACAAACGCCTGATCAGTGCTTTTGTCGATGGAGTTGTTAAAACACTTAAAACGATGGCTCAAACCGATGCCACTCCGGGAAAACCTTTTATCGAACCTCAGTTCGTTCTTAAAGGTGAAATCGCCGGCATGGTCGGTATGGTCGCCCCTCCCCTTAAAGGCACTCTTTTGATCTCTTACGGTAAAGAGAGCATCTTCCATATTCTTGAGAACATGCTTGGTGAAAAATACACCGAGATCAACGGCGAAGTTTCCGACGCTGTTGGTGAGATGACAAATATGATCTACGGCTCCGCGAAGACGACGTTGAACCAACTTGGGTATAACTTCGAAATGGCGATTCCGACGGTGATCGCAGGTGATTTCAAAATCACTCAAGCAGATAAAGGTGCTACGTTAGTTATTCCTTTTAATCTTACGAATGGATCCACTTTTTATGTGGAGATAACGGTGGCCTAA
- a CDS encoding helix-turn-helix transcriptional regulator, which yields MLRDVLIQKGLSNREAEVAELVSKGLSNKEVANQLFVTEKTVKFHLTNIYKKMNVKSRAQLIVWCLPHLGFVESEVRAESNNQSAAAATAFNNNATQTIPAGSATVAGTTTLPGGGLNRGGNSDIGMGGI from the coding sequence ATGCTCAGAGATGTCCTCATTCAAAAAGGTCTTTCAAACAGAGAGGCAGAAGTTGCTGAACTTGTTTCAAAAGGCTTGTCCAACAAGGAAGTTGCGAATCAGCTTTTTGTTACTGAAAAAACAGTAAAATTTCACCTCACAAACATTTATAAAAAAATGAATGTTAAGTCTCGTGCACAGTTGATCGTATGGTGCTTGCCTCACCTTGGTTTCGTTGAAAGCGAAGTACGCGCTGAAAGCAACAACCAAAGTGCAGCTGCTGCGACTGCATTCAATAACAACGCAACTCAAACGATCCCAGCTGGATCTGCGACTGTTGCGGGTACAACGACTCTTCCAGGTGGCGGTTTGAACCGTGGTGGTAACTCCGACATCGGTATGGGTGGAATCTAG